The proteins below are encoded in one region of Styela clava chromosome 4, kaStyClav1.hap1.2, whole genome shotgun sequence:
- the LOC120327008 gene encoding nociceptin receptor-like isoform X2 gives MDEGTKLSQYAKNTTDFYTPLMYKLFTDRELIPIFTFLGFSTIFGTVANGITFMVIHKMKKTAFNIFIMSLCVSDFLSSINSSFMTYRSLKGFDDYRLPLAFCKLGIAVDFWTSISTIQHILIFSCLRFYCVKFPHRYGNVTIRKSKCLILTVWAETMLVGFVVYLCWPGFEYIDDSSPVRYKCDMTEIWAPTMFWYAMVAFPILIYAPMILIMFVCLAIAIVLIHRKRKLRHIRSDRNDFRKSERFALIQLALIVVSFLLGYSADVSYRVTAIASIQRGKPLLVETEVVFSLVSHCVLRLSECLNPIFYNFASSELRHATVNFLSGGCRMTSHTFNRNVGIQARASRINSISVSTPL, from the exons ATGGATGAAGGAACCAAATTATCGCAATATGCTAAAAACACTACAGACTTCTATACACC GTTGATgtacaaattattcacagataGAGAACTTATTCCCATCTTCACTTTTCTTGGTTTCTCTACAATATTTGGAACGGTTGCAAACGGAATCACATTCATGGTTatacataaaatgaaaaa GACGgctttcaatatatttataatgagTCTTTGTGTGTCGGACTTCCTTTCTTCAATAAACAGTTCATTTATGACTTATCGGTCATTAAAAGGATTTGACGATTATAGACTTCCTTTGGCATTCTGTAAG CTCGGAATAGCCGTGGATTTTTGGACGTCAATATCAACAATTCAACATATTTTGATCTTCAGTTGTTTACGTTTTTATTGCGTCAAATTTCCCCATCGATACGGGAACGTGACAATTAGAAAATCAAAG TGCTTAATTCTGACAGTGTGGGCAGAAACAATGTTAGTAGGATTTGTTGTTTACTTATGTTGGCCTGGATTCGAATATATTGATGACTCGAGTCCAGTTAGATACAAATGTGATATGACAGAAATATG GGCACCAACAATGTTTTGGTACGCCATGGTTGCGTTTCCTATTCTAATATACGCACCGATGATCTTGATTATGTTTGTATGTCTGGCTATTGCAATTGTGTTGATACATCGCAAAAGAAAATTACGTCACA TTCGAAGTGACAGAAACGATTTCAGGAAAAGTGAAAGATTCGCTTTAATTCAACTCGCTTTGATTGTCGTGTCATTTTTACTCGGATATTCAGCTGATGTGt CATATAGAGTTACAGCCATTGCTTCTATTCAACGAGGAAAACCACTTTTAGTCGAAACGGAAGTTGTATTCAGTCTTGTCTCTCACTGCGTTTTACGATTGTCAGAATGTTTGAATCCGATATTTTACAACTTTGCTTCGAG TGAACTTCGACATGCTACTGTGAATTTCCTGAGTGGAGGCTGTCGCATGACATCACATACGTTTAACCGGAATGTTGGCATCCAAGCAAGAGCATCAAGAATCAATAGCATTTCAGTATCAACGCCATTGTAA
- the LOC120327008 gene encoding nociceptin receptor-like isoform X1, with protein MLQLKHYLTIIFDLRGRWMKEPNYRNMLKTLQTSIHHRELIPIFTFLGFSTIFGTVANGITFMVIHKMKKTAFNIFIMSLCVSDFLSSINSSFMTYRSLKGFDDYRLPLAFCKLGIAVDFWTSISTIQHILIFSCLRFYCVKFPHRYGNVTIRKSKCLILTVWAETMLVGFVVYLCWPGFEYIDDSSPVRYKCDMTEIWAPTMFWYAMVAFPILIYAPMILIMFVCLAIAIVLIHRKRKLRHIRSDRNDFRKSERFALIQLALIVVSFLLGYSADVSYRVTAIASIQRGKPLLVETEVVFSLVSHCVLRLSECLNPIFYNFASSELRHATVNFLSGGCRMTSHTFNRNVGIQARASRINSISVSTPL; from the exons ATGCTTCAGTTGAAACATTATCTAACGATTATATTTGACCTACGTGGAAGATGGATGAAGGAACCAAATTATCGCAATATGCTAAAAACACTACAGACTTCTATACACC ataGAGAACTTATTCCCATCTTCACTTTTCTTGGTTTCTCTACAATATTTGGAACGGTTGCAAACGGAATCACATTCATGGTTatacataaaatgaaaaa GACGgctttcaatatatttataatgagTCTTTGTGTGTCGGACTTCCTTTCTTCAATAAACAGTTCATTTATGACTTATCGGTCATTAAAAGGATTTGACGATTATAGACTTCCTTTGGCATTCTGTAAG CTCGGAATAGCCGTGGATTTTTGGACGTCAATATCAACAATTCAACATATTTTGATCTTCAGTTGTTTACGTTTTTATTGCGTCAAATTTCCCCATCGATACGGGAACGTGACAATTAGAAAATCAAAG TGCTTAATTCTGACAGTGTGGGCAGAAACAATGTTAGTAGGATTTGTTGTTTACTTATGTTGGCCTGGATTCGAATATATTGATGACTCGAGTCCAGTTAGATACAAATGTGATATGACAGAAATATG GGCACCAACAATGTTTTGGTACGCCATGGTTGCGTTTCCTATTCTAATATACGCACCGATGATCTTGATTATGTTTGTATGTCTGGCTATTGCAATTGTGTTGATACATCGCAAAAGAAAATTACGTCACA TTCGAAGTGACAGAAACGATTTCAGGAAAAGTGAAAGATTCGCTTTAATTCAACTCGCTTTGATTGTCGTGTCATTTTTACTCGGATATTCAGCTGATGTGt CATATAGAGTTACAGCCATTGCTTCTATTCAACGAGGAAAACCACTTTTAGTCGAAACGGAAGTTGTATTCAGTCTTGTCTCTCACTGCGTTTTACGATTGTCAGAATGTTTGAATCCGATATTTTACAACTTTGCTTCGAG TGAACTTCGACATGCTACTGTGAATTTCCTGAGTGGAGGCTGTCGCATGACATCACATACGTTTAACCGGAATGTTGGCATCCAAGCAAGAGCATCAAGAATCAATAGCATTTCAGTATCAACGCCATTGTAA
- the LOC120327019 gene encoding boophilin-H2-like: MESLKNKKIVCCIFLLMLVGHSLEAELNIDELKCKICRVKYLCFLLLDPYLCFYLCKEKCYEPAKMGPCEAAIERWYFNKETCKCETFTYGGCEGNDNNFETEEECMKRNVQSMEVRKFTSFIVLLMIVGQSTGATFNIKDFQCKICRTQYLCFLFLEPWICPYLCQAKCYKSADPGPCDAAFERWYFNKETCECEKFTYGGCEGNNNNFETEEKCKKECP, encoded by the exons AtggaaagtttgaaaaataagaAGATTGTATGTTGCATATTCCTGCTGATGCTTGTAGGTCATTCTTTGGAAGCGGAGTTAAACATTGATGAACTTAAATGTAAAA tctgtcgcgtaaaatatttgTGCTTCTTGCTTCTGGATCCATATCTCTGTTTTTATTTATGCAAAG AAAAATGCTATGAACCAGCAAAGATGGGCCCATGCGAAGCTGCAATTGAAAGATGGTATTTTAATAAAGAAACATGCAAATGTGAAACGTTCACATATGGCGGATGTGAGGGAAACGACAATAATTTCGAGACAGAAGAAGAGTGCATGAAA AGAAACGTTCAAAGTATGGAAGTGAGGAAATTCACAAGCTTCATAGTTCTGTTAATGATTGTAGGTCAGTCTACGGGAGCGACGTTTAACATTAAAGATTTTCAATGTAAAA TCTGTCGCACACAATATCTTTGTTTCCTATTTCTGGAACCTTGGATTTGCCCGTACCTATGTCAAG CAAAATGCTATAAGTCAGCTGATCCGGGACCATGCGATGCGGCGTTCGAAAGATGGTACTTCAACAAAGAAACTTGTGAATGTGAAAAATTTACTTACGGAGGTTGCGAGGGAAACAACAATAACTTTGAGACTGaagaaaaatgcaaaaaagaaTGCCCGTAA
- the LOC120327020 gene encoding kunitz-type serine protease inhibitor BmKTT-2-like, translating to MSRLNGNAWIVCAVLLYLMFPTTTKAGWWCSIFENKCDEVPKICESCGFINIIDCSDFDCTDKKESGFCNGYFGRYYYDEKDKQCKDFIYGGCLGTKNRFKTKKDCEKCCVIKDD from the exons ATGTCGAGACTAAACGGAAACGCATGGATAGTATGTGCCGTTTTGTTATATCTTATGTTTCCTACAACAACAAAAGCTG GCTGGTGGTGTTCAATCTTCGAAAACAAATGTGATGAAGTTCCTAAAATATGTGAAAGTTGCggatttataaatataatag actGCTCAGACTTTGACTGCACTGACAAAAAAGAAAGTGGGTTTTGTAACGGCTATTTCGGACGATATTATTATGACGAGAAAGACAAACAGTGCAAAGACTTTATATATGGAGGATGTCTAGGAACTAAGAATCGTTTCAAAACGAAAAAAGATTGTGAGAAATGTTGCGTGATCAAAGACGATTGA